From Anopheles coluzzii chromosome 3, AcolN3, whole genome shotgun sequence, the proteins below share one genomic window:
- the LOC125907223 gene encoding uncharacterized protein LOC125907223: MLVRLDQPLPARSDFQVSFPVTFTRTVSVPVSALCPAYLPAPLLHPNAVHHLVLYRRPSLRFPSHHNSHNWGGGDFLPSNYRYDGGIMLQKMYIGNQHGLWLLWLWLNK; the protein is encoded by the exons ATGCTAGTCCGATTGGACCAACCTTTGCCGGCCCGTTCGGACTTCCAGGTTTCATTTCCAGTTACCTTCACGAG AACCGTGTCTGTACCGGTGTCCGCTCTATGCCCGGCCTATCTTCCTGCACCCTTACTACATCCAAACGCTGTACACCATCTGGTGTTGTACCGGCGCCCGTCCCTGCGCTTCCCATCCCACCACAACTCTCACAATTGGGGGGGAGGTGACTTCCTGCCGTCCAACTACAGATACGATGGTGGCATCATGCTGCAGAAAATGTACATCGGCAATCAGCATGGGCTCTGGCTGTTATGGCTGTGGCTCaataaataa
- the LOC125907224 gene encoding uncharacterized protein LOC125907224 gives MWKLIRLVQPLPDRSDFQDSFPVTYTRTVPVPVPAPCPAHFPVPVPHPNAVPHPAVESAPVPTLSITSKKPI, from the exons ATGTGGAAGCTAATCCGGTTGGTTCAACCTTTGCCAGACCGTTCAGACTTCCAGGATTCATTTCCGGTCACCTACACGAG AACCGTGCCTGTACCAGTGCCCGCTCCTTGTCCGGCTCATTTTCCTGTACCGGTACCACATCCAAACGCTGTGCCCCATCCGGCGGTTGAATCGGCGCCTGTCCCAACGCTTTCCATCACatcaaaaaaacccatttga